In Phragmites australis chromosome 17, lpPhrAust1.1, whole genome shotgun sequence, the following are encoded in one genomic region:
- the LOC133897779 gene encoding uncharacterized protein LOC133897779, whose product MQRSALLRPLAAPPLLPANTLVARRRRGGRGSVRVGCAPGEGAGGGGRGEVDGGAAAWLSSAVGEKVDELLQREENRSLLEGVEAAERRVERARAALADIERQEAAARLAREEVRRLEERRDEIAESQRELLQAREMIDEAQRSLSSSLEEGSFEDVSSGDIDEDGERLESVKAAAVSSIVGVLASLPISFYEVHNFPQLFVQTSVVFISCALFGVTFRYAVRRDLDNIQLKMGAPAAFAFVRGLALLESGRSFELSTDTLISVALDGAVSVVENIFVFLPAAIALDYCFKMRFLSPFPSRKQ is encoded by the exons ATGCAACGCTCCGCGCTCCTCCGCCCACTCGCCGCCCCCCCTCTCCTCCCCGCTAACACCCTCGTCgcgcggcgccgccgcggcggtcGTGGAAGCGTCCGAGTGGGGTGCGCCCCCGGGGAGGGAGCGGGCGGAGGCGGCAGGGGCGAGGtcgacggcggcgcggcggcgtggCTGAGCTCGGCGGTGGGGGAGAAGGTAGACGAGCTGCTGCAGCGCGAGGAGAACCGGTCGCTGCTCGAGGGCGTCGAGGCCGCCGAGCGCCGCGTGGAGCGCGCCCGCGCCGCGCTAGCCGACATAGAGCGGCAGGAGGCCGCTGCGCGCCTCGCCCGCGAGGAGGTCCGCCGCCTCGAGGAGCGGCGCGACGAG ATTGCAGAGTCCCAACGGGAATTGCTACAGGCAAGAGAAATGATTGATGAAGCACAGCGTTCCTTGTCTTCTAGTCTTGAGGAAGGAAGCTTCGAAGATGTGTCTAGTGGTgatattgatgaagatggtgagagACTAGAATCTGTAAAAGCTGCAGCAGTTTCCTCTATAGTTGGCGTTCTGGCTAGTTTGCCCATATCTTTCTATGAAGTCCACAATTTTCCACAACTATTTGTTCAGACATCAGTTGTTTTCATAAGTTGTGCTTTGTTTGGAGTCACATTCCGATATGCCGTTAGAAGAGATCTGGATAATATCCAACTAAAAATGGGGGCTCCTGCCGCATTTGCTTTTGTTAGAG GTCTTGCTCTGTTGGAATCTGGTAGATCCTTCGAGCTGAGTACTGATACCTTAATATCAGTTGCTCTTGATGGTGCAGTTAGTGTGGTTGAGAACATTTTTGTATTTCTGCCTGCTGCCATTGCACTGGACTACTGTTTTAAGATGAGATTTTTGAGTCCGTTTCCTTCAAGAAAACAATAG